The genomic DNA CGGTCGACATCGTCCGCCACCACGACCACGGGACGGTCGCGCACGAGGAGACGGAAGGCTTCTCCGCACATGGCCATGGCCCGCGCCTTCTGCAAATCCGGGCTGGTGTCAAGCACCGTCGGATCGGGGACCTCGGCGAATCGGGCCGGGAGGAATGCCTTGAGGAAGGGGGCATACAGATCGATTTCGGGATCTTTCGCCCCCGCCAGGAGGGGTTCGAACAACTCCGTCCCGCCCTCTTCCATTCGCATGAGACCGATGACGGAGAGATCCTTCATCTCGGCCCATCGCCGAAACTCGTCGAGAACGGCGGATTTTCCGCTCTGCGATTTTCCACGGACCAGGGCCACCGAAAGGGCGTTCGTCGACTGTTCGGCCTGCTGTGCCCATTGCGTCAACTCCTGGATTTCGCGGGTTCGACCGGCGGAGACGGCCGTGGACTTATCGGGGATGCGGAGCCGTCCGGGTTCGAGAGGATCGTGCCGACCGAGCCTCGCGTTGAGCCGGCGGATGACTTCGTTGGCCGACCAGAAACGTCGCCGGGGATTGGGATCCAGGAGCGTAATCAGGATGTCGCGAAAGGCTTCCGGAACGTCGGGCAGGAAATCGCCCGGCCGGGGGGAGGTCCGGGCGCGCGTTTCTCGGATGAGTTCATCCAGGGAAGTTTCATCGGCTTTCGTTGTGGGAGCGTCCGGGCGGCCCGGCCTCGCCTCCTCCACTCCCTCTCGGGTGAGCTTCGGCTTTCCGGGCCTCCGATGCGGCAGGCTGAACGCATCGAAGAAAACCATCGCAAGCGAGTAAAGGTCGGCGCGTCCATCCACATGCTCCTGCCCGGCCACTTCCGGCGCCATGTACGGAAACGTGCCTGCGATGCGCCCCCGCAGATCGAACTTGCCTATTTCATCGGCCACTCCGAAATCCAGGATTTTGGCCGCCGGCTCGTCCTTGCCCGATTCGTTCGCCGCGGACATGCGCACGTTGGAGGGCTTGATGTCCAGATGGATGAGACCGCGGCTGTGCAGATATTCGAGTCCCGCGAGGAGCTGGACAAAGACCCGCAGCCGGTCGTCCCACATCGCGCGTTTCAGAAATTCGGACAAGCCCTCCCCTTCCACATACTCCTGTGTCAAGTACCTCGTTCCTGTGGCGGGATCGGTGACCAAATCGAAAACTTTGACGAACGCCGGGTGATCGAGGTGCGAGAGGAATTCCATCTCGCGTTTTGAACTCGGATCGAGAAGCTCCGTGGTCTGTTCGAGAAACTGTTTGACGGCCACCGTGCGCTTTTGAACGCGGTCATGGGCAAGAACGACGCGACCGAAACTGCCCTCACCCAGCTCTTTCAGCACCTCGAACCGATCGATCCAAATCATCCCCACGGACGAAGTGTGGCATATGTGGACTTGTGTTGTCAATAACGACAGTAGTGTCGCTGCTACGAACAAATATGAGATTGCCATCGGCGAGTGGATTTTGCCAGACGTGTATTAATAGATGCCTAATATAGAGTTGTTATACGATTCATCCGCGGCGGTGGACAGGTTGGTACGATCGTTGCGCCCTGCGGTCAACATGGACACACATGGTCAACTTGAAAACTCACCGCCGGTGCAGCCACCGCCGATTCGTTCGTCCTCCCAGGCGGTAGATTCCCCGGAGTTGGATCGTTTTCTGGCGAAGTGCCTGCCGGGGAAGTTTCTTGGGACGGTACGCGAATCGATTTCCCTCTTCTGCGCCTCCGAGGTTCTGCCCAGCTTGTTGGTAACGGGGAGGCCGGGAAGCGGGAAGACGTATCTCGCCCGCATCATCGCGGCCGCCGCGAAGTGGTCGCAACTCTCCGACGCCGAGCAGGAATCCTACCTCTCGTTCACCGACCCCGTCGGGCCGCTGAGCACGGGGCGCGTCGGATGCGTCGAAATTCCCGGCATCCCCGACACGCTCGTGGAGAGCGAGCTCTTCGGATACAAGAAGGGCGCGTTTACCGGCGCGGAACAGAACAAGCCGGGATTAGTGGACACGCCCTGCCCCGTCGTCCTCCTCGACGAAATCGCCGATGCCAGTCCGTTCATGCAGGCGAAGCTGCTTCGACTCGTGCAAGACCATACGTTCCGCCCGATCGGGGCCAAGCTGGACGAAGTACACGCCTATGAGGGGAAACTGATCTGGGCCACGAACAAGAACCTGCCGACGCTCGTCGCCGAGGGGAAATTCCGCGAGGACCTTTTCCAACGCCTCAACACCTTTCACATTGAAATGCCCGATCTCCACGCCGACCCGGAATACATCCGGTTCGCGCTCGAATTCATGCTCGAAAAACTCTCCCACCAGGCGCCCGCTGCGCTTCGCGGCGGCGGACACGGCCGACTCTCTCCCGAGGACGAAGAATGGGCCTTGCGCTACGGCTGGCCGGGGAACTTCCGACAACTGGAGTCGGTCACCCGCAAGTGGTTCGCGATGGGTTGTCCCAAGGGCCGGTTCCACGAATGCGCGGGCG from Nitrospirota bacterium includes the following:
- a CDS encoding sigma-54-dependent Fis family transcriptional regulator; protein product: MDTHGQLENSPPVQPPPIRSSSQAVDSPELDRFLAKCLPGKFLGTVRESISLFCASEVLPSLLVTGRPGSGKTYLARIIAAAAKWSQLSDAEQESYLSFTDPVGPLSTGRVGCVEIPGIPDTLVESELFGYKKGAFTGAEQNKPGLVDTPCPVVLLDEIADASPFMQAKLLRLVQDHTFRPIGAKLDEVHAYEGKLIWATNKNLPTLVAEGKFREDLFQRLNTFHIEMPDLHADPEYIRFALEFMLEKLSHQAPAALRGGGHGRLSPEDEEWALRYGWPGNFRQLESVTRKWFAMGCPKGRFHECAGEPEHLADDFEHGRGVRFGEFRRILHARVDHFLYEEIRRLDDAAFESLFPGSRRTSALAITRRRVRRDSNPPSTH